The following are encoded in a window of Flavobacterium cupriresistens genomic DNA:
- a CDS encoding TonB-dependent receptor, which translates to MKKFLLALIAITGLYSHAQTLSGKITDLFGNPIENAYVFNTTTESHSHTNELGVFSIEKTAIGNILKISALGYKKNSYTVTNEAILVALEEDSFQLSEVVIQPKLSAMNVISKIDLETTPVNSSQEILRKVPGLFIGQHAGGGKAEQLFLRGFDIDHGTDIAISVDGMPVNMVSHAHGQGYADLHFVIPETVDKIDFGKGTYYANKGDFDTAGYVDFKTKDKLDNSAIGLEIGQFNTFRTVGLFDLLGKQKRQSAYIATEYILTDGPFDSPQNFNRINLLGKYSAILENNSSFSILASHFASKWDASGQIPQRLVDAGLISRFGSVDDTEGGKTSRTNFNASFSKPIDQNTFIKTNAFYSVYNFELYSNFTFFLEDPVNGDQIKQKENRSIYGINAELNKKEDFDTFDVLYQIGVGVRADATTDTELSHTLNRSTVLNQIKLGDIDQSNLFAYLNTELHFGKLIVNPALRIDYFKFNYQDKLAPAYKTQTENKAKISPKLNFIYSQNNNLQFYLKTGMGFHSNDARVVVQNSGKEILPTAIGGDLGTIWKPFPRLIINSALWCLYLQQEFVYVGDAGVIEPSGKTQRFGGDLGIRYQLTDYLFFDFDANYTHARSIDDPKGENYIPLAPDFTTTGGISFQKWNGFSGGIRYRYLDSRPANEDNSIIAKGYFIADANVSYTHKKITFGISIENLFNSAWNETQFATESRLQNEPESVEEIHFTPGTPFFLKTKITYAF; encoded by the coding sequence ATGAAAAAATTTCTGCTTGCTTTAATCGCCATAACTGGCTTGTATTCTCATGCCCAAACCTTAAGTGGTAAAATAACGGACTTGTTTGGAAACCCGATAGAGAACGCCTATGTCTTTAACACTACCACCGAAAGCCATTCGCATACCAACGAATTGGGTGTTTTTAGCATAGAAAAAACCGCTATTGGGAATATTCTAAAAATCAGTGCATTGGGGTACAAAAAAAACAGCTATACAGTGACTAATGAAGCTATTTTGGTTGCGCTGGAAGAAGATAGTTTTCAATTATCAGAGGTGGTAATTCAGCCAAAACTATCGGCTATGAATGTTATATCAAAGATTGATTTAGAGACTACTCCTGTAAATTCTTCACAGGAAATACTACGTAAAGTTCCCGGTTTATTTATTGGGCAACATGCCGGAGGAGGAAAAGCGGAGCAGCTTTTTTTAAGGGGTTTTGATATCGATCACGGTACGGATATCGCCATTTCTGTAGACGGAATGCCTGTAAATATGGTCTCACATGCTCACGGGCAAGGTTATGCCGATTTGCACTTTGTGATACCGGAAACAGTTGACAAAATTGATTTTGGAAAAGGAACGTATTATGCCAACAAAGGAGATTTTGATACTGCAGGATATGTCGATTTTAAAACAAAAGACAAACTTGATAATAGCGCTATTGGTCTCGAAATAGGACAATTTAATACTTTTAGAACTGTAGGTTTGTTCGATCTTCTTGGTAAACAGAAAAGACAAAGTGCCTATATTGCCACAGAATATATACTGACAGATGGCCCTTTTGATTCTCCTCAAAATTTTAATCGTATAAACTTATTGGGGAAATATTCGGCAATTTTAGAAAACAACAGCTCGTTTTCGATTTTGGCTTCTCATTTTGCAAGCAAATGGGATGCTTCGGGGCAGATTCCGCAACGTTTAGTCGATGCCGGTTTAATCTCCAGATTTGGATCTGTTGACGATACGGAAGGCGGTAAAACTTCAAGAACAAATTTTAATGCCTCTTTTAGTAAACCAATTGACCAAAATACATTCATTAAAACCAATGCTTTCTATAGTGTTTATAACTTTGAATTGTACTCCAATTTTACTTTTTTTCTCGAAGATCCTGTAAATGGGGATCAAATAAAACAAAAAGAAAATCGCTCTATATATGGTATAAATGCCGAGTTGAACAAAAAAGAAGATTTCGATACTTTCGATGTTTTATATCAAATTGGTGTTGGGGTTCGTGCTGATGCCACTACAGATACAGAACTTTCACATACGTTAAACAGAAGTACTGTTTTAAATCAAATTAAATTGGGAGATATTGATCAATCTAACTTGTTTGCCTACTTGAATACGGAATTACATTTCGGGAAATTGATTGTAAATCCAGCACTTCGTATTGATTATTTCAAATTCAATTATCAGGATAAATTAGCTCCTGCCTATAAGACACAAACCGAAAATAAGGCTAAAATTTCTCCTAAACTAAATTTCATTTATTCTCAAAACAACAATTTGCAATTCTACTTAAAAACCGGAATGGGTTTTCATTCCAATGATGCTCGTGTAGTGGTGCAAAATAGTGGAAAAGAGATCTTACCAACTGCAATTGGAGGCGATTTGGGTACTATTTGGAAGCCATTCCCCCGATTAATTATCAACTCTGCGCTTTGGTGTTTATACTTACAGCAAGAATTTGTGTATGTGGGTGATGCGGGCGTTATTGAGCCTAGTGGAAAAACACAACGTTTTGGTGGTGATTTGGGCATACGATACCAATTGACAGATTATCTGTTTTTTGATTTCGATGCCAACTACACACACGCAAGAAGTATTGATGATCCGAAAGGAGAAAATTATATTCCGTTAGCGCCTGATTTTACTACAACGGGTGGAATTAGCTTTCAAAAATGGAATGGTTTTTCGGGTGGCATCAGATACCGTTACTTAGACAGCCGTCCTGCAAACGAAGACAATTCGATCATAGCCAAAGGATATTTCATTGCCGATGCCAATGTGAGTTACACGCATAAAAAAATAACGTTTGGTATTTCAATAGAGAATTTGTTTAATTCAGCATGGAATGAAACTCAGTTTGCCACTGAATCCAGATTGCAAAATGAGCCGGAAAGTGTTGAAGAAATCCACTTTACCCCTGGAACTCCCTTCTTTTTGAAAACAAAAATAACTTATGCCTTCTAG